One genomic window of Arachis hypogaea cultivar Tifrunner chromosome 8, arahy.Tifrunner.gnm2.J5K5, whole genome shotgun sequence includes the following:
- the LOC112706553 gene encoding uncharacterized protein — MMDEVVDDTPFWLQSGAASHRSRHLRRSYSMIFSSGAVLIILLVAATAFILIIAPTLHSFSSHILKPQSVKKSWDSLNFVLVLFAILCGFLSKNNTTTTNDTPRSSSYQDQTFIEATQSQDYAKQNPETPMHWYEYSERTPSYNRLRSFNSYPDLRQESWIAAEERWRFYDDTHVRGYREVGIDHNENRELRRRPSRPAAGEEQKEEQGIIKNIEVDTFEVRTTKVPSSPPVPAAVPPSPPVPAAVAPSPPPAPPPLPSKDRPRHSRVIEQPKYKEPGVESIRQRHSPPPPPPLPAVHNKNKRGSATKEFFTSLKGKNRKKQRQRSFENFESILNSEPPPTLPPRQPPPPPPMPPPPSVFQNLFSKKSKHKKGHSDVSSSRTKPQVVVAKANVNPHLKENISALEENVITGNESPLLPIPPPPPPPPFKLPAWKFLVQGDYVRVDSISSSSSGSPDLDEDAVDSPSSEASQWNNDNSPSPQGGDLEPEIMLFYPSPDVDTKAGTFIETFRAGLRMEKINSTREKQGIGRSNLGPSTYLERNGPKLKLRN, encoded by the coding sequence ATGATGGATGAAGTAGTGGACGACACACCCTTCTGGCTCCAAAGTGGCGCCGCCAGCCACCGCAGCCGCCACCTCCGCCGTTCATACTCCATGATATTCAGCTCCGGGGCGGTTCTCATCATCCTTCTGGTGGCTGCAACTGCATTCATCTTAATCATAGCACCTACATTACATTCTTTCAGTTCACACATTCTTAAACCCCAATCAGTGAAGAAAAGCTGGGATTCACTCAACTTTGTTCTGGTTCTCTTTGCCATACTATGTGGCTTCCTCAGCAAGaataacaccaccaccaccaacgaCACCCCACGTTCCTCCTCCTATCAAGATCAAACCTTCATTGAAGCAACGCAATCACAAGACTATGCTAAACAAAACCCAGAAACACCAATGCATTGGTATGAATACTCTGAGAGAACACCCTCTTATAACAGGTTGAGGAGTTTCAACTCCTACCCTGATCTCCGCCAAGAGTCGTGGATCGCCGCCGAAGAACGATGGAGATTTTACGATGATACCCACGTTAGAGGTTACCGCGAGGTGGGCATCGACCACAACGAGAACCGAGAACTCCGTCGCAGGCCGTCAAGACCGGCTGCCggagaagaacaaaaagaagAGCAGGGGATCATTAAGAACATTGAAGTTGACACCTTTGAAGTTCGTACGACCAAAGTCCCCAGCTCGCCGCCGGTACCAGCAGCGGTTCCACCATCGCCGCCGGTACCAGCAGCGGTTGCACCATCGCCGCCGCCGGCACCACCACCGTTACCCAGTAAAGATCGTCCAAGACATTCCCGGGTGATTGAGCAGCCGAAGTATAAAGAACCAGGAGTTGAAAGCATAAGACAACGACACTCACCGCCACCACCTCCGCCACTTCCTGCGGTGCACAATAAGAACAAGAGAGGGAGTGCAACTAAGGAGTTCTTCACGTCTTTGAAGGGAAAAAATAGGAAGAAACAAAGGCAGCGCAGCTTCGAGAATTTCGAGAGCATTCTGAATTCTGAACCTCCTCCTACTCTGCCTCCAcgacaaccaccaccaccaccacctatgCCACCACCGCCTTCGGTTTTTCAGAATCTTTTCTCTAAGAAAAGCAAACATAAAAAGGGTCACTCAGATGTTTCATCATCAAGAACCAAACCGCAGGTGGTTGTGGCAAAGGCTAATGTTAATCCCCACCTTAAAGAGAATATCTCAGCTTTGGAAGAAAACGTTATTACTGGTAACGAGTCACCCTTGCTGCCAATACCTCCACCGCCACCTCCGCCGCCATTTAAACTGCCGGCGTGGAAGTTCCTGGTGCAGGGTGACTATGTTAGAGTAGATAGCATTAGTAGTTCAAGTAGTGGTTCGCCAGATTTGGATGAAGATGCTGTGGATTCACCAAGCAGTGAGGCAAGTCAATGGAATAATGATAATAGTCCTTCTCCACAAGGTGGGGATTTAGAACCTGAAATAATGTTGTTCTATCCCAGCCCTGATGTTGATACCAAAGCTGGTACCTTCATTGAAACATTCAGAGCTGGTTTGAGGATGGAGAAGATCAACTCCACCAGGGAGAAGCAGGGGATAGGGAGATCCAATCTTGGACCTTCAACATATTTGGAAAGAAATGGACCCAAGTTGAAGTTACGAAATTGA
- the LOC112706549 gene encoding TMV resistance protein N isoform X4 — protein MAAHTSSEIIKYDVFLSFRGTDTRRGFLSHLRKALEDKHIKTYVDYMLREGTEILHSLLAAIEQSEIALIIFCQDYASSQWCLEELAKILECRKQNGQIIIPIFHNVDPSWVRRQKESYHHAFANHEVRFADRVQIWRDALKEAANLSGFHSPSSSFRNDADLVDEIVKRVLQRLNQSPQGDLQGLVGIHGPIEKLVSLCMESEAVIVGLWGMGGVGKTTLATAVFNRLCDGFEGFCFLNNVRERAEKYGIDHLKTELLSKLLKEEDASPFVTPGGITNFAKKGLSRTKVLVVLDDVNDSDQMEDLCGGHTWFEASSRIIVTTRDKRRADKISS, from the exons ATGGCTGCGCATACTTCTTCTGAGATTATTAAGTATGATGTCTTCCTCAGCTTCAGAGGCACAGACACTCGCCGTGGTTTTCTCAGCCATCTGCGCAAGGCTTTAGAGGACAAGCACATCAAGACATACGTGGATTACATGCTCAGAGAAGGAACTGAAATATTGCACTCACTCCTTGCAGCCATTGAACAATCAGAAATTGCTTTGATCATATTCTGCCAGGATTATGCATCTTCCCAATGGTGTTTGGAAGAACTAGCCAAAATATTGGAATGCAGGAAACAAAATGGTCAAATTATAATACCTATTTTCCATAATGTAGACCCATCATGGGTGCGCCGCCAAAAGGAAAGTTATCACCATGCTTTTGCTAATCATGAGGTGAGGTTTGCAGATAGGGTGCAAATCTGGAGAGATGCTCTCAAGGAAGCTGCCAACTTGTCTGGATTCCATTCACCGTCATCAAGCTTCAG GAACGATGCTGACCTTGTTGATGAAATTGTCAAACGTGTCTTACAAAGGTTAAACCAATCACCCCAAGGTGATTTGCAGGGTCTTGTTGGAATTCATGGACCAATTGAAAAGCTAGTATCGTTGTGCATGGAATCTGAAGCTGTTATTGTTGGCCTTTGGGGCATGGGCGGCGTTGGTAAGACAACTCTTGCGACTGCAGTTTTCAATAGATTGTGTGATGGATTTGAAGGATTTTGCTTTTTGAACAATGTAAGAGAAAGAGCTGAGAAATATGGTATAGATCATTTGAAGACAGAACTTCTTTCCAAACTGCTAAAGGAAGAAGATGCAAGTCCCTTTGTCACGCCTGGTGGGATAACTAATTTTGCCAAGAAAGGACTTAGTCGAACAAaggttcttgttgttcttgatgATGTCAATGATTCAGATCAAATGGAAGATTTATGTGGAGGACATACATGGTTTGAGGCAAGTAGCAGAATCATAGTGACAACAAGAGATAA AAGAAGAGCAGATAAAATCTCTTCTTGA
- the LOC112706549 gene encoding TMV resistance protein N isoform X3, protein MAAHTSSEIIKYDVFLSFRGTDTRRGFLSHLRKALEDKHIKTYVDYMLREGTEILHSLLAAIEQSEIALIIFCQDYASSQWCLEELAKILECRKQNGQIIIPIFHNVDPSWVRRQKESYHHAFANHEVRFADRVQIWRDALKEAANLSGFHSPSSSFRNDADLVDEIVKRVLQRLNQSPQGDLQGLVGIHGPIEKLVSLCMESEAVIVGLWGMGGVGKTTLATAVFNRLCDGFEGFCFLNNVRERAEKYGIDHLKTELLSKLLKEEDASPFVTPGGITNFAKKGLSRTKVLVVLDDVNDSDQMEDLCGGHTWFEASSRIIVTTRDKMSMMIQENAVDYGILVIPI, encoded by the exons ATGGCTGCGCATACTTCTTCTGAGATTATTAAGTATGATGTCTTCCTCAGCTTCAGAGGCACAGACACTCGCCGTGGTTTTCTCAGCCATCTGCGCAAGGCTTTAGAGGACAAGCACATCAAGACATACGTGGATTACATGCTCAGAGAAGGAACTGAAATATTGCACTCACTCCTTGCAGCCATTGAACAATCAGAAATTGCTTTGATCATATTCTGCCAGGATTATGCATCTTCCCAATGGTGTTTGGAAGAACTAGCCAAAATATTGGAATGCAGGAAACAAAATGGTCAAATTATAATACCTATTTTCCATAATGTAGACCCATCATGGGTGCGCCGCCAAAAGGAAAGTTATCACCATGCTTTTGCTAATCATGAGGTGAGGTTTGCAGATAGGGTGCAAATCTGGAGAGATGCTCTCAAGGAAGCTGCCAACTTGTCTGGATTCCATTCACCGTCATCAAGCTTCAG GAACGATGCTGACCTTGTTGATGAAATTGTCAAACGTGTCTTACAAAGGTTAAACCAATCACCCCAAGGTGATTTGCAGGGTCTTGTTGGAATTCATGGACCAATTGAAAAGCTAGTATCGTTGTGCATGGAATCTGAAGCTGTTATTGTTGGCCTTTGGGGCATGGGCGGCGTTGGTAAGACAACTCTTGCGACTGCAGTTTTCAATAGATTGTGTGATGGATTTGAAGGATTTTGCTTTTTGAACAATGTAAGAGAAAGAGCTGAGAAATATGGTATAGATCATTTGAAGACAGAACTTCTTTCCAAACTGCTAAAGGAAGAAGATGCAAGTCCCTTTGTCACGCCTGGTGGGATAACTAATTTTGCCAAGAAAGGACTTAGTCGAACAAaggttcttgttgttcttgatgATGTCAATGATTCAGATCAAATGGAAGATTTATGTGGAGGACATACATGGTTTGAGGCAAGTAGCAGAATCATAGTGACAACAAGAGATAA AATGTCTATGATGATCCAGGAAAACGCAGTAGACTATGGGATTCTTGTGATACCTATATAG
- the LOC140174685 gene encoding disease resistance protein ADR2-like, giving the protein MYEIDTIKLHPETFERMPELKLVRFHAPDFRRKLCAPEDITSLPKKLSYFHWDEFPLKSLPSSFGVERIVEIIMPDSGFKRFGKNLVSLRKVDLDGSSSLMELPDLSKASNLREVSISGCKSLRQVPPSAVCSQKLKYLKVSNCESLERKNFLSAPTPHNTHFSVFVQTRD; this is encoded by the exons ATGTATGAAATTGATACGATAAAGTTGCACCCTGAGACATTTGAAAGAATGCCAGAACTGAAGCTTGTTAGATTTCATGCACCCGATTTCAGAAGAAAGTTGTGTGCTCCAGAAGATATTACATCCCTGCCAAAGAAGTTGAGCTACTTTCATTGGGATGAGTTTCCTTTGAAATCTTTGCCGTCTTCTTTTGGTGTTGAGAGAATTGTTGAAATCATAATGCCCGATAGTGGATTCAAACGCTTTGGGAAG AATCTTGTAAGTCTAAGGAAAGTGGATCTAGATGGTTCGTCAAGCCTAATGGAGCTCCCAGATTTATCAAAAGCTTCAAATCTTAGAGAAGTGAGTATCTCTGGTTGCAAGAGTCTACGTCAAGTTCCTCCATCTGCTGTGTGTTCCCAGAAGCTGAAATACCTGAAAGTGAGCAACTGTGAGAGCCTTGAAAGGAAGAATTTTCTTTCTGCCCCCACTCCCCACAACACCCACTTCTCCGTTTTTGTGCAGACGAGGGATTAG
- the LOC112706549 gene encoding disease resistance protein Roq1 isoform X2 — protein sequence MAAHTSSEIIKYDVFLSFRGTDTRRGFLSHLRKALEDKHIKTYVDYMLREGTEILHSLLAAIEQSEIALIIFCQDYASSQWCLEELAKILECRKQNGQIIIPIFHNVDPSWVRRQKESYHHAFANHEVRFADRVQIWRDALKEAANLSGFHSPSSSFRNDADLVDEIVKRVLQRLNQSPQGDLQGLVGIHGPIEKLVSLCMESEAVIVGLWGMGGVGKTTLATAVFNRLCDGFEGFCFLNNVRERAEKYGIDHLKTELLSKLLKEEDASPFVTPGGITNFAKKGLSRTKVLVVLDDVNDSDQMEDLCGGHTWFEASSRIIVTTRDKYVLATADAYHIHEVKTLNPDESLRLFNLNAFKQNCVIKA from the exons ATGGCTGCGCATACTTCTTCTGAGATTATTAAGTATGATGTCTTCCTCAGCTTCAGAGGCACAGACACTCGCCGTGGTTTTCTCAGCCATCTGCGCAAGGCTTTAGAGGACAAGCACATCAAGACATACGTGGATTACATGCTCAGAGAAGGAACTGAAATATTGCACTCACTCCTTGCAGCCATTGAACAATCAGAAATTGCTTTGATCATATTCTGCCAGGATTATGCATCTTCCCAATGGTGTTTGGAAGAACTAGCCAAAATATTGGAATGCAGGAAACAAAATGGTCAAATTATAATACCTATTTTCCATAATGTAGACCCATCATGGGTGCGCCGCCAAAAGGAAAGTTATCACCATGCTTTTGCTAATCATGAGGTGAGGTTTGCAGATAGGGTGCAAATCTGGAGAGATGCTCTCAAGGAAGCTGCCAACTTGTCTGGATTCCATTCACCGTCATCAAGCTTCAG GAACGATGCTGACCTTGTTGATGAAATTGTCAAACGTGTCTTACAAAGGTTAAACCAATCACCCCAAGGTGATTTGCAGGGTCTTGTTGGAATTCATGGACCAATTGAAAAGCTAGTATCGTTGTGCATGGAATCTGAAGCTGTTATTGTTGGCCTTTGGGGCATGGGCGGCGTTGGTAAGACAACTCTTGCGACTGCAGTTTTCAATAGATTGTGTGATGGATTTGAAGGATTTTGCTTTTTGAACAATGTAAGAGAAAGAGCTGAGAAATATGGTATAGATCATTTGAAGACAGAACTTCTTTCCAAACTGCTAAAGGAAGAAGATGCAAGTCCCTTTGTCACGCCTGGTGGGATAACTAATTTTGCCAAGAAAGGACTTAGTCGAACAAaggttcttgttgttcttgatgATGTCAATGATTCAGATCAAATGGAAGATTTATGTGGAGGACATACATGGTTTGAGGCAAGTAGCAGAATCATAGTGACAACAAGAGATAAGTATGTTCTTGCTACAGCTGATGCATATCATATACATGAAGTTAAGACATTGAATCCTGATGAATCTCTTCGGCTTTTCAACTTGAATGCCTTTAAGCAAAACTGCGTTATAAAAGCATAA
- the LOC112706546 gene encoding seed linoleate 9S-lipoxygenase-2 produces the protein MFSGVTGMLNRGHKIKGTVVLMRKNVLDVDTFTDVVATANIGGLIGTGINVIGSTVDALTAFLGRSVSLQLISSTQSDENGNGKVVKDTFLEGIIASLPTLGAGESAFSIHFEWDDSMGIPGAFYIKNYMQVEFFLKTLTLEDVPNQGTIHFVCNSWVYNSKLYKSPRIFFSNKPYLPSETPAPLVKYREEDLKNLRGDGKGERQEHERIYDYDVYNDLGNPDRNENHARPILGGSTTFPYPRRGRTGRYPARNDPNSEKPGDVYVPRDENFGHLKSSDFLANSIKFLTRYVLPAFESVFDLNLTPNEFDSFQDVRDLYEGGIRLPTEVISTISPLPVIKELFRTDGEQVLKFPPPHIIQVNKSAWMTDEEFAREMIAGVNPCMIRSLQEFPPKSTLDPTIYGDQNSKITAEVLDLEGCSLEEAINGRRLFILDYHDVFMPFVRRINETHAKAYATRTILFLKEDGTLKPVAIELSLPHPDGDKSGAISEVILPAKEGVESTIWLLAKAYVIVNDSCYHQLMSHWLNTHAVIEPFVIATNRQLSVIHPIYKLLSPHYRDTMNINALARQNLINSDGIIERTFLPSKFSLEMSSAVYKNWVFTDQALPADLIKRGMAVEDSSSPYGIRLVIEDYPYAVDGLEIWFAIKTWVQDYVSLYYPTDNDLRKDPELQNWWKEAVEVGHGDLKDKPWWPKMQTVEELVESCTTIIWTASALHAAVNFGQYPYGGLILNRPTLSRRLLPEQGTAEYEEMVKSHQKAYLRTITPKLETLIDLTTIEILSKHASDEVYLGERDNPHWTFDSRALQAFQRFGNKLSEIEEKLTEKNKDGRLSNRIGPVELPYTLLHPTSNEGLTFRGVPNSISI, from the exons ATGTTTTCAGGGGTAACCGGAATGCTCAACCGTGGCCACAAGATCAAAGGGACTGTGGTCTTGATGCGCAAGAATGTCCTGGACGTTGACACCTTTACTGATGTTGTTGCCACCGCCAACATCGGAGGCCTCATTGGCACCGGCATCAACGTCATTGGCTCCACCGTTGACGCCCTCACCGCCTTCTTAGGCCGCAGTGTCTCCCTCCAGCTCATCAGTTCTACTCAATCCGATG AGAATGGCAACGGAAAAGTTGTCAAGGATACATTTCTGGAAGGTATTATTGCGTCGTTACCAACCTTAGGAGCTGGAGAATCTGCATTCAGCATTCATTTTGAATGGGACGATAGCATGGGAATCCCTGGTGCATTTTACATCAAGAACTATATGCAAGTTGAGTTTTTCCTCAAGACCTTAACTCTTGAAGATGTTCCAAACCAAGGAACCATCCATTTTGTTTGCAACTCTTGGGTTTACAACTCTAAACTCTACAAATCCCCACGCATTTTCTTCTCCAACAAG CCATATCTTCCAAGTGAAACACCAGCTCCACTTGTTAAGTACAGAGAAGAAGACCTGAAGAATTTAAGAGGTGATGGAAAAGGGGAGCGTCAGGAACATGAAAGAATTTATGATTATGATGTCTACAATGATTTGGGGAATCCGGATCGGAACGAAAACCATGCTCGCCCCATCCTTGGAGGTTCTACCACTTTCCCTTACCCTCGCAGGGGAAGAACTGGTAGATATCCTGCAAGAAATG ATCCTAACAGTGAGAAACCAGGGGATGTTTATGTTCCTAGAGATGAAAACTTTGGACACTTGAAATCTTCGGACTTTCTTGCAAATTCAATAAAGTTTTTGACTCGGTATGTGCTGCCAGCTTTTGAATCTGTGTTCGATTTGAATTTGACCCCAAATGAGTTTGATAGCTTCCAAGATGTTCGTGATCTCTATGAAGGCGGAATTAGGCTACCTACGGAAGTAATTAGCACAATTAGCCCCTTACCTGTCATCAAAGAACTCTTCCGTACCGATGGCGAACAAGTCCTCAAGTTTCCACCACCTCACATCATTCAAG TGAATAAATCTGCATGGATGACTGATGAAGAATTCGCAAGAGAAATGATTGCTGGTGTAAATCCTTGCATGATTCGTAGTCTTCAA GAGTTTCCTCCCAAAAGCACTTTGGATCCCACAATCTATGGTGATCAAAACAGTAAGATAACTGCAGAAGTTCTTGATCTTGAAGGGTGCTCACTAGAAGAG GCAATTAATGGTCGGAGACTGTTTATATTAGATTACCATGATGTGTTCATGCCATTTGTGAGGCGAATAAATGAGACCCATGCAAAAGCATATGCCACTAGGACTATCCTTTTTCTGAAAGAGGATGGAACATTGAAGCCAGTGGCCATTGAATTAAGCTTGCCACATCCTGATGGAGATAAATCAGGTGCTATCAGTGAAGTTATCTTACCTGCAAAGGAAGGTGTTGAAAGCACAATTTGGCTACTAGCCAAAGCTTATGTCATAGTAAATGACTCATGCTACCATCAACTCATGAGCCATTG GTTGAATACTCATGCAGTTATTGAGCCATTTGTGATAGCAACAAATAGACAGCTAAGTGTGATTCACCCAATTTATAAACTTTTATCTCCACACTACCGTGACACTATGAACATCAATGCACTTGCTAGGCAGAATCTGATTAATTCTGATGGCATAATAGAAAGAACTTTCTTGCCCTCCAAGTTTTCTCTGGAGATGTCTTCAGCTGTTTATAAGAACTGGGTTTTCACTGATCAAGCACTACCTGCTGATCTCATCAAGAG AGGAATGGCAGTGGAGGATTCATCTTCTCCTTATGGAATTCGTCTTGTAATAGAAGACTACCCTTATGCTGTTGATGGACTAGAGATATGGTTTGCCATTAAGACATGGGTCCAAGATTATGTCTCATTGTACTATCCAACAGACAATGATCTCAGAAAAGACCCTGAACTCCAAAATTGGTGGAAAGAAGCTGTTGAGGTAGGTCATGGTGATTTGAAAGATAAGCCATGGTGGCCAAAGATGCAGACAGTTGAAGAGTTAGTTGAATCATGCACAACCATAATATGGACGGCGTCGGCGCTCCATGCAGCCGTTAATTTTGGACAGTATCCATATGGAGGGCTTATACTGAACCGTCCAACACTTAGCAGAAGATTGCTTCCTGAACAAGGCACTGCAGAGTATGAAGAGATGGTGAAGAGTCACCAAAAGGCTTATCTGAGAACAATTACACCGAAATTGGAGACTCTTATTGACCTTACAACCATAGAAATCTTATCAAAGCATGCTTCTGATGAGGTGTATCTTGGAGAGAGGGATAATCCACATTGGACATTTGATTCAAGAGCATTACAAGCATTTCAGAGATTTGGGAACAAACTGAGTGAGATTGAGGAGAAGCTAACAGAGAAGAACAAAGATGGGAGACTGAGTAATAGAATTGGGCCAGTTGAATTGCCATACACTCTGCTTCATCCTACTAGCAATGAAGGGTTGACTTTTAGAGGAGTTCCAAACAGCATCTCTATCTAA
- the LOC112706552 gene encoding mitochondrial import inner membrane translocase subunit TIM23-1: MAYQPPDHEPDSNSKKEIRLYNPYKDLGILNQNLYQLPSSPEYLFIEEAERKRRSWGENLTFYTGCGYLGGAIGGGARGLVDGVKSFEPGDTLKLRINRILNSSGHTGRTWGNRLGIIGLLYSGIESAMTETRDTDDVWNSVVAGLGTGALYRISGGVRSAAVAGAVGVVVAGTVVTVKQAFKRYAHLA; this comes from the coding sequence ATGGCGTACCAGCCCCCCGATCACGAACCGGACTCCAATTCCAAGAAAGAAATCCGCCTCTACAACCCATACAAGGACCTCGGGATTCTAAATCAAAACCTCTACCAGCTCCCATCCTCGCCGGAGTACCTCTTCATCGAAGAGGCTGAACGTAAGCGTCGATCCTGGGGTGAGAACCTCACCTTCTACACTGGCTGCGGTTACCTCGGTGGCGCCATCGGCGGCGGCGCTCGTGGCCTAGTAGACGGCGTCAAATCCTTCGAGCCCGGCGATACGCTCAAGCTCCGGATCAACCGTATTCTGAATTCTTCCGGCCACACTGGACGTACTTGGGGGAACCGTCTTGGCATCATAGGGTTGCTCTATTCCGGGATTGAGAGCGCGATGACGGAGACGAGAGACACCGACGACGTGTGGAACAGCGTGGTGGCGGGGCTCGGCACCGGAGCGCTGTATAGGATTTCGGGAGGCGTGAGATCTGCGGCCGTGGCAGGCGCAGTTGGAGTAGTGGTGGCCGGAACTGTCGTGACGGTTAAGCAGGCTTTCAAACGCTACGCACATCTTGCGTGa
- the LOC112706549 gene encoding uncharacterized protein isoform X1 has product MAQTLALSHRVLLDFIASNPCPCSDFIFSCPHTESIFRFAIHAYCKAGKLDEAVSSFRSMCRLIDGRPNVAVCNIIIHGFVKWGMLDRALEFYDEIVRVRVRPDLFTFNILISGYCRNLKFGLALEMFKEMRKMGCDPNVVTFNTLIKEMFREGKVEEGIGMAHEMIDLGCEFSNVTCEILVHGLSEKGKVSQACELLLDFSRRGVLPKGYDYFDLVDALCGNGDVDRALGLIYELWEKGCVPSLIACIVMIDGLRSSKKTKEAWRLVEKMLKEGMIPDVITFNCVLQDICKVRQTEEANKLRLLAFSKGLEPDDVTYKILVNGYTGEGQKIEGESVVNEMLDRGFIPDLASYNELMNALSTCQRHSTRHQANKLDHT; this is encoded by the coding sequence ATGGCCCAAACCCTAGCTCTCTCCCACCGCGTCCTCCTCGATTTCATCGCCTCCAACCCTTGTCCCTGCTCCGACTTCATCTTCTCCTGCCCCCACACCGAATCCATCTTCCGCTTCGCCATCCACGCTTACTGCAAAGCCGGCAAATTGGACGAAGCTGTCTCCTCGTTCCGTTCCATGTGCAGGTTGATCGACGGTAGGCCTAATGTTGCAGTTTGTAATATCATAATTCATGGATTTGTGAAATGGGGCATGCTTGATAGGGCTCTCGAGTTTTATGATGAGattgttagggttagggttaggccTGATCTGTTCACTTTTAACATTTTGATCAGTGGTTATTGTAGGAATTTGAAGTTTGGGTTGGCATTGGAGATGTTCAAGGAGATGAGAAAGATGGGGTGTGACCCAAATGTGGTTACTTTCAACACTTTGATTAAGGAGATGTTTAGGGAGGGAAAGGTTGAAGAAGGGATTGGGATGGCTCATGAGATGATTGACTTGGGTTGCGAGTTCTCCAATGTCACTTGTGAGATTCTGGTTCACGGGCTTTCCGAGAAAGGAAAGGTTTCGCAGGCGTGTGAGCTGTTACTTGATTTCTCCAGAAGGGGAGTTTTGCCTAAAGGgtatgattattttgatttggtgGATGCTCTGTGTGGGAATGGAGATGTTGATAGAGCATTGGGGCTAATTTATGAGTTGTGGGAGAAAGGATGTGTGCCGAGCTTGATTGCTTGCATTGTGATGATTGATGGGTTGAGAAGCTCAAAGAAGACTAAAGAAGCTTGGAGATTGGTGGAAAAGATGCTTAAAGAGGGTATGATACCAGATGTTATTACTTTCAATTGTGTGCTTCAGGATATTTGCAAGGTGCGACAAACAGAGGAAGCAAATAAATTAAGATTACTTGCTTTTAGCAAGGGTTTGGAACCGGATGACGTGACATATAAAATTTTGGTTAATGGATACACAGGAGAGGGCCAGAAAATAGAGGGAGAGTCAGTGGTGAATGAGATGTTGGATAGGGGATTCATACCTGATCTTGCTTCATATAATGAATTGATGAATGCGCTATCCACTTGTCAACGACACTCCACCCGCCATCAGGCTAATAAACTTGACCACACATAA